CCCGGCTGGAGCTTGCGTCCCCCCGGATCCGACTGGCCGGTACCCTCGGCGTTGGAGAGAGATCCCCCCGAATCCGAATCGAGGTGTCCGGGCAGGAGATGGAGATCCCGCCGATCCGATCCGCCCTCCTTTCCCTGGCGGGCGACGTTCCGGCGGTCCGGTCGGCGCTCGGCATCGTCCGGGGAGGGGTCATTCCCCGCTTCACCGCGCAGGTCGCCGGGAATTCGGTGGGCGACCTGCGCGTTCTCAAGGCGCTGGAAGGATCGGCCCTCCTCCGGGGCGGCACAATTTTCCTCCCGGGCGTCGGGTTGACGCTGTCGGAGGTCGCGGGAACCGCGATCCTGTCGAAGGGAACCCTGTCGGGGGAGGGGATCACGGCGCGGAACGGGAACGTCCGGGCCCGGAATGGAACCTTCCGTCTCGGCCTGGCGCAGGCGGATCCGCCGTTCCATGCGGATTTCCTGGCGGCTGCCGATCCGGGAGAGGCGCAGTCGCTGGTCCGGCGCATCGTTACGGACCAGGGCTTCCGGAAGGAACTGGACCGGTTCAAGGGTACGGGAGGGTCCATCGCGGGGCGGGTGATCCTGGGCGAGCGCCTCTCCTCGATTCGCCCGACCGTTCAGGCGACGGAAGTGCGCCTGACGACTCGGTACGACCGTTTGCCTTACCCGCTGACGATCGCCGGCGGGAAGATCACCTATGAAGGGAACCGCATCGCGGGCTCGAGTCTCCACGGGCGGCTGGGGGCGTCCTCCTTTTCGGGCCTGACCGGCAGCCTGTTCCTGGGGGAGGCCCCGAAGGTGACCCTGTCCTCCGGGCAGGCGCGCCTTTCGGTGGACGAACTGTTCCCCTGGCTGTCGTCGACGGATCTCGTGCGGGGCAGGGTGAAGGAATTGCGGTCGGCCCGGGGGACGGTCGATCTGTCGTCGATCTCGGCCGGCGGTCCGCTCGGGACCGCGGGGGAATGGCGGTACGAAGCATCCGGCCGCGTGACCGATCTTGTTCTGGACGGGATCCCGATGCCGGGCCCGGTAACGATACGGCGGGGGGAGTTCCACCTCCGCCCGGGGATCGCCTCGTTCTCCGGATTCGACGCGAGCCTGCTGGACGCGATTGCCCGCGGCTCGGCGGAATTCCGTCATGCCGGGGGGGCGGTATCGCAGGCGGCCGGGTCCATCGAAGGGGAGGTCGGCGGGATGGCGACCGGCTGGGCGTCGTCCCGGCTCCAGGTCCCGACGGGGTTCGCCGTCCGCGCACCTCTCACCGTTTCGGCGTCGTCGTTCTCCTGGGAAAGAGGGGGAGCGGCCTCCTTCAAAGGAGACTTCCACCGCCCCGGCGGAGCCGTGTTGTCGGTCTCCCTGCGGAAGACCCCGGAAGCGCTGACGATCGACTCCCTCGTTCTCCGGGACCCGGAATCGGCCGCCAGCCTGGCGTTCCACCTCGGTCCGAAGGAGGTGCGCCTGAAATTCGAAGGCACGATATTCCGTTCGACGGTCGAGAAATTCGCCGCGATCCCCGCGGACTCCTTTCGTCGCCTCAAGGGGGACGTGACCCTTTCGGTGGACCGCGAGAGTCCCGGCCGCTCCGGGGCGGTGGGAACGTTGGAAGGAGAGGAGATCCGGATCCCCTGGAAACCGCTTGCCCCCCTTCGGATCCGGAGCGCGTCAGTTTCGGCGAAGGGGAAGGAGATCCGGGTGGTTTCCTCCGACCTGGCCTGGTGGGAGATCCCGTTCCGGTTGGGCGGCGATGGGAAATTCTCCAGCGAAGGCCTGGAGGCCGACGTCGACGTGGAGACCGGCGACGTTGCGCTGGAACGGTTGCTGCTGCGTCCCCCGGGGACTTCAAGGACGCCCGCGGATTCCGGCGGCGCGCCGGCGGTTGCGGACGCCGCGTACCTTCTCCCGAAACTGCCCGTACGAGGCAGGTTCCGGCTCCGCTCGGAATCCATCCGGTACGGGCGGTGGGCCGTGAATTCCGTGACCGCGCGGGGCGAGCTCGGGCCGGAGGCGTTGCACGTGTCGGTCTCCGAGGGGGATCTTTGCGGGTTTCCCCTCCGACTATCGGCCACCCTCGCCCCGAAGGAGCTGGCGGTGGAACTCCGGACATCGGCATCGGGGAACGATCTCAAGGTGCCGTTGTTGTGCCTGCTCGACAAGCAGGTGGACGCGACCGGTTCGTTCCGGTTCACCACCCTGGTTTCGGCGCGGGGCAACGATCCGGAGTCCCTGTTCCGCTCCCTCGAGGGTCCCGTTGAGCTCATCGCGCGGGACGGGCGGATCAACCGGTGGTCCATCCTGTCGAAGGTCCTTACCG
The bacterium genome window above contains:
- a CDS encoding AsmA-like C-terminal domain-containing protein, with amino-acid sequence MKIHRKLLLFVLGAAGLVAVLLSFLVFLVPRLLNVAAVKNLVLSELSTQTGVRLSFDRAELVFFPRPRLSLEGVSLSVPGRAEGTVKLLEADISPLSLVRNRIPIGSILAVAPEIRVRIPEREKTEKPLSAEEVGERISSLLARLGTRAPGGTVTVRDGRLDLSDGKRPLLSLRDLQAVIAFPPDRLRVQLSCVSQFWDRLEVAGTLRPAGLLGEARVEAKGLRPLPFLERLAPGTTPFPGDPSLSVQARIESEGVRSLRADVSGTSPVLELRRSFGTVALRGAAMTGAVRLEGGNLHVSVSRLELASPRIRLAGTLGVGERSPRIRIEVSGQEMEIPPIRSALLSLAGDVPAVRSALGIVRGGVIPRFTAQVAGNSVGDLRVLKALEGSALLRGGTIFLPGVGLTLSEVAGTAILSKGTLSGEGITARNGNVRARNGTFRLGLAQADPPFHADFLAAADPGEAQSLVRRIVTDQGFRKELDRFKGTGGSIAGRVILGERLSSIRPTVQATEVRLTTRYDRLPYPLTIAGGKITYEGNRIAGSSLHGRLGASSFSGLTGSLFLGEAPKVTLSSGQARLSVDELFPWLSSTDLVRGRVKELRSARGTVDLSSISAGGPLGTAGEWRYEASGRVTDLVLDGIPMPGPVTIRRGEFHLRPGIASFSGFDASLLDAIARGSAEFRHAGGAVSQAAGSIEGEVGGMATGWASSRLQVPTGFAVRAPLTVSASSFSWERGGAASFKGDFHRPGGAVLSVSLRKTPEALTIDSLVLRDPESAASLAFHLGPKEVRLKFEGTIFRSTVEKFAAIPADSFRRLKGDVTLSVDRESPGRSGAVGTLEGEEIRIPWKPLAPLRIRSASVSAKGKEIRVVSSDLAWWEIPFRLGGDGKFSSEGLEADVDVETGDVALERLLLRPPGTSRTPADSGGAPAVADAAYLLPKLPVRGRFRLRSESIRYGRWAVNSVTARGELGPEALHVSVSEGDLCGFPLRLSATLAPKELAVELRTSASGNDLKVPLLCLLDKQVDATGSFRFTTLVSARGNDPESLFRSLEGPVELIARDGRINRWSILSKVLTVLNVTNVVRGKFPDFRKEGLPYKTARFRGEYKGKVLHLTEGTLYGPTIGIAASGEVDLGTSQADIKMLVAPFRTVDWVIRNLPLVRYIMKKTFLSVPFTVKGDYRDPTVSFDPVGVGAGLLGVLGRTIKLPVKVLEGVLPKSEPPK